A genome region from Passer domesticus isolate bPasDom1 chromosome 25, bPasDom1.hap1, whole genome shotgun sequence includes the following:
- the PGC gene encoding gastricsin, producing MENSWGSAELLSCLRGAQRTEPLKTLKSPSPLLCCVLPLPCRISLKKGLSIRDKMRAAGVLDDFLKHIKSDPVKKYQPSQGFVVREPIANHLDSSYFGEISIGEPPQKFLVLFDTGSSNLWVPSTDCKSPACLNHAKFKASASATFSPSGQSLTVSYGSGSVTILLGSDTLRIQSITVTGQELGLSQEEPTQPFYFADFDGILGMAFPSLAVGGTATALAGMLQQGQLAQPLFSFYFSRQPSYEYGGELILGGIDPGLFQGDITWAPVTQKLYWQVALEEVAIGQSVTSWCSQGCQAIVDTGTFLLTVPQEYIESVLEALGAQETSYGYAVDCSDTPSMPPITFGIGGARLALPPAAYVLNSNGYCTLAIEVTYLPSQDGQPLWILGNVFLKEYYTVFDMANNRVGFALSA from the exons atgGAGAACTCCTGGGGATCTGCAGAGCTCCTGTCGTGTCTCAGAGGAGCCCAGAGAACCGAGCCTTTGAAAACACTGAAATCTCCTTCtcccctgctgtgctgtgttttgcccctgccctgcaggatcAGCCTGAAGAAAGGCCTGTCCATCCGGGACAAGATGAGGGCAGCCGGGGTGCTGGACGATTTCCTGAAGCACATCAAATCCGACCCGGTGAAGAAAtaccagcccagccagggcttcGTGGTGAGGGAGCCCATAGCCAACCACCTGGAT tcctcCTACTTTGGGGAGATCAGCATCGGGGAGCCCCCGCAGAAGTTCCTGGTGCTCTTTGACACTGGCTCCTCCAACCTGTGGGTGCCCTCCACGGACTGCAAGAGCCCTGCTTGCT TGAACCACGCCAAGTTCAAGGCCAGTGCCTCGGCCACCTTCAGCCCCAGTGGCCAGTCCCTCACCGTGTCCTACGGCAGCGGCTCCGTCACCATCCTGCTGGGCTCCGACACGCTCAGG ATCCAGAGCATCACCGTGacggggcaggagctggggctgagccaggaGGAGCCCACGCAGCCGTTCTACTTCGCCGACTTCGACGGCATCCTGGGCATGGCCTTCCCCTCGCTGGCCGTGGGGGGCACGGCCACGGCCCTGGCGGgcatgctgcagcagggccagctggcccAGCCCCTCTTCAGCTTCTACTTCTCACG CCAGCCCAGCTACGAGTACGGGGGCGAGCTCATCCTCGGGGGCATCGACCCCGGGCTCTTCCAGGGGGACATCACCTGGGCGCCGGTGACACAGAAGCTTTACTGGCAGGTGGCACTTGAGGA GGTTGCCATCGGGCAGTCAGTGACCAGCTggtgcagccagggctgccaggccATCGTGGACACGGGGACATTCCTGCTGACTGTGCCCCAGGAGTACATCGAGAGCGTCCTGGAGGCGCTGGGAGCCCAGGAGACCAGCTACGGG TACGCCGTGGACTGCAGCGACACCCCGAGCATGCCCCCCATCACCTTCGGCATCGGCGGCGCCCGCCTGGCGCTGCCCCCGGCCGCCTACGTCCTGAAC AGCAATGGCTACTGCACCCTGGCCATCGAGGTCACCTACCTGCCCTCGCAGGACGGGCAGCCCCTCTGGATCCTGGGAAACGTCTTCCTGAAGGAATATTACACCGTCTTCGACATGGCCAACAACCGCGTGGGCTTCGCCCTGTCGGCCTAG
- the TFEB gene encoding transcription factor EB, producing the protein MASRIGLRMELMKQQAQQEAERERVQQQMMMSYMQQQRMPAASSPAINTPVHFQSPPPVPGEVLKVQSYLENPTTYHLQKSRDKKVQAYLSETYGNKFAAHVSPASHSPKPPPAASPGVRPGHVLSSSAGNSAPNSPMAMLNIGSNPEREFDEVIDDIMRLDDVLGYMNPEVHMPNTLPMSSSHMNVYSGDPQVTASLVGVTSSSCPADLTQKRELTDAESRALAKERQKKDNHNLIERRRRFNINDRIKELGMLIPKANDLDVRWNKGTILKASVDYIKRMQKDLQRSRDLENHSRRLEMANKQLLLRIQELEMQARVHGLPTSSPSGVNVAELAQQVVKQEASGDEGTLEPLLPPPDPESQAQPALPAPPQSPFHQLDFTHSLSFDDSSFPDSLEPGHGASFPSLSKKELDLMLMQDTMLPLAADPLFSAMSPEASKASSRRSSFSMEDADML; encoded by the exons ATGGCGTCCCGCATCGGGCTGCGGATGGAGCTGATGAAGCAGCAGGCGCAGCAGGAAGCCGAGCGCGAGCGGGTGCAGCAGCAGATGATGATGAGCTACATGCAGCAGCAGCGCATGCCCGCGGCCTCCAGCCCCGCCATCAACACCCCCGTCCACTTCCAGTCCCCACCTCCCGTGCCCGGAGAGGTCCTCAAG GTCCAGTCCTACCTGGAGAACCCCACCACCTACCACCTGCAGAAGTCTCGGGACAAGAAGGTGCAGGCTTACCTGTCGGAAACCTACGGGAACAAGTTCGCTGCCCACGTCAGCCCCGCCAGCCACTCTCCCAAGCCGCCCCCGGCCGCGTCCCCCGGCGTCCGGCCCGGCCACGTGCTGTCCTCCTCGGCGGGCAACAGCGCTCCCAACAGCCCCATGGCCATGCTCAACATCGGCTCCAACCCCGAGCGCGAG TTTGATGAGGTCATCGATGACATCATGCGCCTGGATGATGTTTTAGGCTACATGAACCCTGAAGTGCACATGCCCAACACG CTGCCCATGTCCAGCAGTCACATGAATGTCTACAGCGGGGACCCGCAGGTGACAGCGTCACTCGTTGGtgtcaccagcagctcctgccccgcCGACCTCACCCAGAAGAGAGAACTCACAG ATGCTGAGAGCCGAGCCCTGGCCAAAGAGCGCCAGAAGAAAGACAATCACAACCTGA tcgAGAGGCGGCGAAGGTTCAACATCAACGACCGCATcaaggagctgggaatgctgatCCCCAAAGCCAACGACCT GGACGTGCGCTGGAACAAAGGGACGATCCTGAAGGCGTCCGTGGACTACATCAAGAGGATGCAGAAGGACCTGCAGAGGTCCCGGGACCTGGAGAACCACTCGAGGCGCCTGGAGATGGCcaacaagcagctgctgctccgcATCCAG gagctggagatgCAGGCACGCGTCCACGGGCTGCCCACCTCCTCTCCCTCGGGCGTCAACGTGGCCGAGCTGGCTCAGCAGGTGGTCAAGCAAGAAGCCAGCGGGGACGAGGGGACCCTGGAGCCGCTGCTGCCACCCCCAGACCCCGAGTCGCAGGCGCAGCCGGCGCTGCCCGCGCCGCCCCAGTCTCCCTTCCACCAGCTGGACTTTACCCACAGCCTGAGCTTCGACGACAGCTCCTTCCCGGACAGCCTGGAGCCCGGGCACGGcgcttccttcccttccctctccaagaaggagctggacttgatgctGATGCAGGACACAATGCTGCCCCTGGCCGCTGACCCCTTGTTCTCAGCCATGTCCCCCGAGGCCTCCAAGGCCAGCAGTCGCCGCAGCAGCTTCAGCATGGAGGACGCGGACATGCTGTGA